A segment of the Atribacterota bacterium genome:
TTATAAGAATAATTCTGAATTTAAATAACTGACAGCAGTTTGAAACATTACTGTTAACTGAGATTTAATCAAATAAATATATAGAAATATCGGAAAATAAATAATAAGGTTAAAAATAGAGGAATAAGATAGAAAAACACACTAACGTATTAATAAAATAATCATTTAGGAGTCAGTAGGTTGTCCATAAATAGATATAGCAATTTTTGTAAACAACGTAACACGAAGAGTTTTGTGAGGTCAAATAAGAAACGCACTCCAACTCAAAAAGGTTTATTAGGGATTGGAGCTTTATTAATAGTAATAGCAGGAATTAGCATATTATTTAATATACCATTTATGTCATTAGGACTGGAAGGGGAAGAAGAAAACAATCAAAACAGGAATACAGAGACAGGTTCAAATATAATAACTGATACCCTGACTACTACGTCAAATACATCTGTGTCCGCTGATAACAGGAGTCTCAGTCAGATGCAAACATATTCTGAGGAACAGTTGGCAAATAATTTATCTCAAGAAAACAGCAGTTCTATTAAGGGATTGCAAGAAATTCGGGATGAACTTGATAAGATTGCCCAGCAACAGGAACAACTGAATATTGATGAGTTTCGTTTGAAATATAATTATTTGCAAAGGGAAGACATTCAAAGAGTTTCCGGAAATTTAAATGCCGGAGAAACACTTTATCAGCATCTGGTAGATCATAACATTTCCCCTACAGAAATTTTACGTTTACAGGAAATAGTTAAACCAGTAGTGGATATCAGTTATATGAATATTGGAACAAAATTCACTGTTCATTATAATAGTGAAGGAAAGATAATCCAGTTTGATTATCAGCCGAATCAGCTTGATGTATATCATATTAAAATTCCTCAAAATGAACTGGACAATATAGAAGTGAATAAAGATGAGATATACCGAGAGATAGTCTGTTTTGAAGGCGAAATAAAGAGCTCTTTATATGAATCTATGGTTGAGTTTTGTAATTCCGGCCAATTAGCTGTACAGCTTGCTGAGATATTTGCCTGGGATATTGACTTTTTAACTGAATGCCAACCTGGAGATAGCTTTAAAATTATGGTAGAAAAACTATACCGTGGAGATTTTTACCGGTGGGGAGATATACTGGCAGCAGTCTATGAAGGTGAAATGCTCAGCACTCATACAGCCATACTTTTTGAAGACTCAAGTGGTTCCAATAATTATTATGATTCTGAAGGAAGATGTTTACAAAAAGCTTTTTTAAGGGCACCATTGGATTATAAATATATAAGTTCTCATTATACTGAAAGCAGACTTCATCCCATTTTAAGAATTCATCGGCCACATCGTGCCATAGATTATGCCGCTCCAACCGGGACTCCTATAGTAACTATCGGAGCAGGTACAGTAATTTCAAAATATTATGACCAGGGTGGTTACGGAAATTATGTAGAAATAAGACACGTTAATGGTTATGTAACCGGTTACGGGCATTTATCAAAATTTGCCCAGGGTTTGCAGGTTGGACAAAGAGTGGAGCAGGGGGAAATTATCGGGTATGTTGGTGCTACCGGCCTTGCTACCGGCCCTCATCTTGATTTTTCCATAAGCAAGGATGGAGTTAGATTTAATTTCCTGGATTTGGAGATGCCACCAGCCAGCTCAATAAGCGCAGATTACAGAAATGAATTTGATATGGTTAAGGAAAATTATCTTTCTATTTTGCAGGAAAATATATAGAATATTATTAAGAGATTAATTTAAAATATTTTTCCCAGAAAAAGGAGGGAAATGATTATGAGATCAAAGAAGTTTATTTTTAAAGTCATTGTACTTTTATTACTATCAATCGCATTTCAGGCTTTTATGCTTACTGGCGCTGCCCAGGATGTTGAAATATTCAGTCAAACCGATGCCGAAGCAGTAGAATTATTACAAAAAGCCGTAGGCAAGATGGAAGAGGCATTAGATACATATCAGGCGCATTATCCAGGCAGGGTGTTATGGGCTGATGCAATCGATTATGCCCAGCAGGCATTGGAAATTGACCCTAATTTTATCGAAGGCAATTATTACCTGGCATTAATGTATCAACATACTAACTGGTATTACCGGGAAGCAGAACAGTGGAAGAGATATTTAGAATTAATTGAAAGAACTGACTTAACTTCTCCACAGGTCAAGCAGAACCTGGCTTATGCTTATTATCGACTGGGCTATAATTCTTATGAGAAGGGTGATAATGAGCAGAGTCTGATATTCTTTTTAAATTCAATAAGGGAATATCCGGACCTTATTGATTCCAATTATTGGGCAGCACGAGTATTTTATGAAGCTGATGATTTAGAAAATTCTTTATTCTACTGGAGAAGGGTTTTAGATTTAGATCCGGATTTCCCCAGGGCTCAGTATTTCCATGATAAAGTGCAGGCTTCTATTAAATATGGAAAAGAAGCATATAACTGGTATGAGAAGGCTTATAATTATTATGAAGGAAAGAATTACCAGCAGGCTATTGCTTCTTACCAGGAGGCGATTAGGCTAAATTCAAGATTTACCGAAGCATATTATTGGATGGCAAGAGTTTACTTTGAAACAGGTGATTATCGAAGGGCAGTTCAAAATTATCAAAGAGTTTTAGAATTAGAACCTGGCAATACCCAGGCAGAATACTGGCTAAAAGAAGCACAGAAAAAAATGTAATGAGAGAATCAGAAAATATAGAATTTAATTATATTAAATATAGATAAAATTATTTATGAATTGTGGATATTTTTATGCACAACTATTAAAAGTTTCTTGATTTTTTTTATAATAAATGTTATAAGTAGACATAAGTATAACTATTTATAACAATATAAAGAAATCGAATATTAAGTGTGATTAAAAATATAATAGATATGTATAAAAAATATCAAAAAATATTGTCTAAAATTATCTAATTTAGGGAATAAGAATTATATAAAACATTTTCAAAGCTGAATAAATTTTTGTCGTATTATATTAATAATTGCTGATGAAAAATATTTTACAAGGATGGTGATGTGTATCGAATCAAAAATAAAAAGTTGAAAAAGGTAAACTGTCTGAAAGGACAGGACGCAAAGTTTTGGGTCTAAGGTTTGTACAATTTTTAGCAACACAGAGTAAGTACAGACTATGATTGCCAAACTACCGACTTTTTGTTATTTATATTTACCCCTGCAGGTTATTCCTGAGGGGTTTTTTTGAACCACAGGTTTTTCTGAATAAACAGATACCAAATTAGGGTATCTCAATTAAAATATAAATAATAAAAAGGAGATTAATGATGAAAAATCTACGAGTTTTCTTTCCTA
Coding sequences within it:
- a CDS encoding M23 family metallopeptidase, coding for MRSNKKRTPTQKGLLGIGALLIVIAGISILFNIPFMSLGLEGEEENNQNRNTETGSNIITDTLTTTSNTSVSADNRSLSQMQTYSEEQLANNLSQENSSSIKGLQEIRDELDKIAQQQEQLNIDEFRLKYNYLQREDIQRVSGNLNAGETLYQHLVDHNISPTEILRLQEIVKPVVDISYMNIGTKFTVHYNSEGKIIQFDYQPNQLDVYHIKIPQNELDNIEVNKDEIYREIVCFEGEIKSSLYESMVEFCNSGQLAVQLAEIFAWDIDFLTECQPGDSFKIMVEKLYRGDFYRWGDILAAVYEGEMLSTHTAILFEDSSGSNNYYDSEGRCLQKAFLRAPLDYKYISSHYTESRLHPILRIHRPHRAIDYAAPTGTPIVTIGAGTVISKYYDQGGYGNYVEIRHVNGYVTGYGHLSKFAQGLQVGQRVEQGEIIGYVGATGLATGPHLDFSISKDGVRFNFLDLEMPPASSISADYRNEFDMVKENYLSILQENI
- a CDS encoding tetratricopeptide repeat protein encodes the protein MRSKKFIFKVIVLLLLSIAFQAFMLTGAAQDVEIFSQTDAEAVELLQKAVGKMEEALDTYQAHYPGRVLWADAIDYAQQALEIDPNFIEGNYYLALMYQHTNWYYREAEQWKRYLELIERTDLTSPQVKQNLAYAYYRLGYNSYEKGDNEQSLIFFLNSIREYPDLIDSNYWAARVFYEADDLENSLFYWRRVLDLDPDFPRAQYFHDKVQASIKYGKEAYNWYEKAYNYYEGKNYQQAIASYQEAIRLNSRFTEAYYWMARVYFETGDYRRAVQNYQRVLELEPGNTQAEYWLKEAQKKM